A single region of the Pontibacter kalidii genome encodes:
- a CDS encoding tyrosine-protein phosphatase, with product MKNLFGGNEPALEVSLGELGADMHSHILPGIDDGSESLAQSLELVQGMKELGYRKLIMTPHIMSDFYKNTPEIIREKLQLLRQAVKEAGIEIELDCAAEYYLDEGLLDKLDNDEELLTFGKNYLLFETSFLNEPLNLRETIFKMRSKGYQPVLAHPERYTYFYGKFEELVALREHGVLFQPNLNSLVGYYSPGARDVAERLVEQGLVDFLGTDTHGMKHIATLHKVLGSKYLVKALALPLRNRQL from the coding sequence TTGAAGAACCTGTTTGGAGGGAATGAGCCTGCGCTGGAGGTCTCGCTTGGCGAGCTTGGCGCGGATATGCATTCGCACATTCTTCCGGGCATAGACGACGGCTCCGAAAGCCTGGCGCAGTCGCTGGAACTCGTGCAGGGGATGAAGGAGCTGGGCTACCGCAAACTGATCATGACGCCGCACATCATGAGCGACTTCTACAAAAACACGCCGGAGATTATTCGCGAGAAGCTGCAGCTGCTGCGGCAGGCGGTAAAAGAGGCGGGTATAGAGATAGAGCTGGACTGCGCGGCGGAGTATTACCTGGACGAGGGCCTGCTCGATAAGCTCGACAACGATGAGGAGCTGCTGACCTTCGGCAAGAACTATCTCTTGTTCGAGACATCGTTCCTGAATGAGCCCCTGAACCTGCGGGAGACGATCTTTAAGATGCGCTCCAAGGGGTACCAGCCCGTGCTGGCGCACCCGGAGCGGTACACGTATTTCTATGGCAAGTTCGAGGAACTGGTGGCACTACGGGAGCATGGCGTGCTGTTTCAGCCCAACCTCAACTCGTTGGTCGGCTACTACTCCCCCGGTGCCAGGGATGTGGCCGAGCGGTTGGTAGAGCAGGGCTTAGTTGATTTTCTGGGCACCGACACCCATGGCATGAAGCATATCGCCACTTTGCACAAGGTGCTCGGTTCTAAGTACCTGGTTAAGGCACTGGCCTTGCCGCTGCGCAACAGGCAGCTCTAA
- a CDS encoding NAD-dependent epimerase/dehydratase family protein, translating into MVFVTGGSGLIGSFLIPELLQRGHQVKALYRNQIPAVAGADQVQWVEGDILDPALLREALVGVKYVFHSAGLVSYAPQDGELLKQVNIEGTANLVDACLEAGGIKLCHVSSIAAVGRPKNTEVLNEDAKWDPAAEVSAYASSKYFGELEVWRGVAEGLDAVIVNPSIILGPADWSRSSTQLFRYVYNERPFYTAGEANFVDVRDVVEAMLRLAFSDLSGERFILNAERVSYKNFFEKAAACFGKRAPGMRVPSALAEVVWRLEHARAWLTGARPLITKDTARVSRKTHFFSNDKLRKAIGFEFRPVSESVNWVCRELQGQMSAGSLQGGK; encoded by the coding sequence ATGGTATTTGTAACGGGCGGCAGTGGCCTGATCGGCAGTTTTCTGATTCCGGAGCTCTTGCAGCGCGGGCACCAGGTAAAGGCGCTTTACCGCAACCAAATACCCGCTGTGGCCGGTGCAGACCAGGTGCAGTGGGTGGAGGGCGATATCCTGGACCCGGCCCTGCTGCGCGAGGCGCTGGTGGGTGTGAAGTATGTTTTCCATAGTGCCGGCTTGGTGTCGTACGCGCCGCAGGACGGAGAATTGCTGAAACAGGTGAACATAGAGGGCACCGCCAACCTGGTGGATGCCTGCCTGGAGGCCGGAGGTATAAAGCTCTGCCACGTGAGCTCGATCGCGGCGGTTGGCCGGCCCAAAAACACGGAGGTGCTCAACGAGGACGCCAAGTGGGACCCTGCGGCAGAGGTATCGGCTTATGCCAGCTCCAAGTACTTTGGGGAACTGGAAGTATGGCGCGGCGTGGCCGAGGGGTTGGATGCCGTTATCGTGAACCCCTCGATTATACTTGGCCCCGCCGACTGGAGCCGCAGCAGCACTCAACTGTTCCGGTACGTGTACAACGAACGCCCCTTTTATACCGCTGGCGAGGCCAACTTCGTGGATGTGCGCGATGTGGTGGAGGCTATGCTGCGCCTCGCCTTCTCGGACTTATCCGGGGAAAGGTTTATCCTGAATGCGGAGCGGGTGAGCTACAAGAATTTTTTTGAGAAGGCGGCAGCCTGCTTCGGCAAGAGAGCGCCAGGCATGAGAGTGCCGTCGGCGCTGGCAGAAGTGGTGTGGCGGCTGGAGCATGCCCGCGCCTGGCTTACGGGCGCCCGCCCGCTCATCACCAAAGACACGGCCCGGGTATCCCGGAAAACCCACTTCTTCAGCAACGATAAGCTGCGGAAGGCGATCGGGTTTGAGTTCAGACCTGTTTCAGAGTCAGTGAATTGGGTTTGCCGGGAGTTGCAGGGGCAAATGAGCGCTGGCAGTCTGCAAGGGGGTAAATAA
- a CDS encoding tetratricopeptide repeat protein — protein sequence MKENFDEHSEELELIQRYERMLGNNEAAFFDLTDFEYIIDHYTANFEYKKALAACNSALVQYPFSTELQIDKAQLLAMSGSFEEALVLINKVAEVEPENADVQLTRGIIYTQRGEFRDAIDYFKKALAYADDRDDIYFNIALAYQTWGKLSSAVKYYKKCVELNPENEAAMQEILYCLDVTNTVSENVPFFQKFVDDEPYSYVAWFNLGNVYNKMGAYDKAIAAYDYATIIRPDFITAYNNMANALVYMGEYTKAIEAFNAMIEHGEPNAEIYCNIGECYEKMQQWDLSRRYYQKSVDLDPEMDEAWFGIGVILDAQGKWYEAVHFFKKAVELYDDSADYWVALAGAEYHVGHVVSALESYERASEIRPDDKNIYLNWSVILYEQGNFEEATDIILNAIELQPKEAELYYRACAYMLSAGKYREAYNYLENALILDFDKHRLLFEFFPELESQRALARLIDQYRK from the coding sequence ATGAAAGAAAACTTTGACGAACACAGCGAGGAGCTGGAACTGATACAGCGTTACGAGCGCATGCTCGGCAACAACGAAGCGGCTTTCTTCGACCTCACCGATTTTGAGTATATCATAGATCATTATACCGCAAACTTTGAATACAAGAAGGCGCTGGCGGCCTGTAACTCGGCCCTGGTGCAGTACCCGTTCTCTACGGAGCTGCAGATAGACAAGGCGCAGCTGCTGGCCATGTCGGGTAGCTTCGAGGAGGCCCTTGTGCTGATTAATAAAGTGGCGGAGGTGGAGCCCGAGAACGCGGATGTGCAGCTGACGCGCGGTATTATCTATACCCAACGGGGGGAATTCCGCGATGCCATCGACTATTTTAAGAAGGCGCTGGCTTACGCTGATGACCGCGACGATATATACTTCAACATTGCCCTGGCCTACCAGACCTGGGGCAAGCTGTCGTCGGCGGTGAAGTATTACAAGAAATGCGTGGAGCTGAACCCCGAGAACGAGGCAGCTATGCAGGAGATACTCTACTGCCTGGATGTGACCAATACCGTGAGCGAGAATGTACCCTTCTTCCAGAAGTTTGTGGACGACGAGCCCTACTCGTATGTGGCCTGGTTTAACCTGGGCAACGTGTACAATAAGATGGGCGCCTACGATAAGGCCATTGCCGCCTACGACTACGCCACCATCATCCGCCCGGACTTTATCACGGCCTACAACAACATGGCCAACGCCCTGGTATACATGGGCGAGTATACCAAGGCCATCGAGGCCTTCAACGCCATGATCGAGCATGGGGAGCCGAACGCTGAGATCTACTGTAACATTGGCGAGTGCTATGAGAAAATGCAGCAATGGGACCTCTCGCGGCGCTACTACCAGAAGTCCGTGGACCTGGACCCGGAGATGGACGAAGCCTGGTTCGGCATCGGTGTCATACTGGATGCACAGGGAAAGTGGTACGAGGCAGTGCACTTCTTCAAGAAAGCCGTGGAGCTGTACGACGACAGCGCCGATTACTGGGTGGCCCTGGCCGGTGCCGAATATCACGTAGGCCATGTGGTGTCGGCGCTGGAGAGCTATGAGCGGGCATCCGAGATCCGGCCCGACGATAAGAATATCTACCTGAACTGGTCGGTTATACTTTATGAGCAGGGCAATTTTGAGGAGGCCACCGACATCATACTCAACGCCATAGAGCTGCAGCCAAAGGAGGCGGAGCTATACTATAGAGCCTGCGCCTACATGCTTTCTGCAGGAAAATACCGCGAAGCTTATAATTATCTGGAAAATGCGTTAATTTTGGACTTCGACAAGCACAGGCTGCTATTCGAGTTCTTTCCCGAGCTGGAGTCGCAGCGCGCATTAGCCCGATTAATAGATCAGTACCGCAAATAA
- a CDS encoding phosphosulfolactate synthase, with protein sequence MNYTLKSIPERAAKPRERGFTMAMDKGLSVREVEDFLEVAGEYVDIVKLGWATSFVTPNLTKKLDVYRAAGIPTYFGGTLFEAFIARNQFEDYRRVLDKYQMTFAEVSDGSLDMPHDEKCAYIAKLAEQVTVLSEVGSKDAEKIIPPYMWIRLMKAELEAGAWKVIGEAREGGNVGLFRSTGEVRSGLVEEILTQVPFEKILWEAPQKAQQVWFIKLLGANVNLGNIAPSEVIPLETIRLGLRGDTFDHFLNMEKAGQKI encoded by the coding sequence ATGAATTATACCCTTAAGAGCATTCCGGAGCGCGCGGCCAAGCCCCGTGAGCGTGGATTTACCATGGCCATGGACAAAGGCCTGAGCGTACGGGAGGTGGAGGACTTCCTGGAGGTAGCCGGAGAGTACGTAGATATTGTAAAACTGGGCTGGGCCACGTCTTTCGTTACGCCTAACCTTACCAAGAAGCTGGATGTCTACAGGGCTGCCGGTATCCCAACCTATTTCGGAGGTACCTTGTTTGAGGCGTTCATCGCCCGCAATCAGTTCGAGGACTACCGCCGGGTGCTGGACAAGTACCAAATGACGTTTGCCGAGGTATCGGATGGCTCGCTGGATATGCCGCACGACGAAAAGTGCGCGTACATCGCCAAACTGGCAGAGCAGGTAACGGTGCTGTCGGAGGTGGGCTCCAAGGATGCCGAGAAGATCATTCCGCCCTACATGTGGATCAGGCTGATGAAGGCGGAACTGGAGGCCGGCGCCTGGAAGGTGATCGGGGAGGCCCGCGAGGGAGGTAATGTAGGCCTGTTCCGCTCTACCGGCGAGGTGCGTAGCGGCCTGGTGGAGGAGATCCTGACGCAGGTGCCTTTCGAGAAGATCTTGTGGGAGGCCCCGCAGAAGGCGCAGCAGGTATGGTTTATCAAACTGTTGGGCGCCAACGTGAACTTGGGTAACATTGCGCCAAGCGAAGTTATTCCGCTGGAGACGATCCGCCTGGGCCTGCGTGGCGACACGTTCGACCACTTCCTGAACATGGAAAAGGCAGGACAGAAGATATAA
- a CDS encoding DUF368 domain-containing protein: MERRSLKEYLLLFSKGMGMGAADVVPGVSGGTIAFITGIYEELLGSIRSVNGQALKLLLRFDLKGFWKHINGNFLVVLLAGIGVSFASLSRLILYLLEFHAEMLWAFFFGLIVASAVVVAKKITRWTLGVVLAGLLGIAIAYYITVATPAQTPEAYWFVFLSGAIAICAMILPGISGSFILVLLAKYEYIMLALKDLKISIILTFGLGCVTGILTFSHVLNWMLRKYHNVTVALLTGFMVGSLNKVWPWKQTLETYTDRHGEVKPLVQENVLPTNYEAITGHDAYLLYGALLAIFGFLMVYLLDRFSNDTATQQVRV; the protein is encoded by the coding sequence ATGGAAAGAAGATCGCTGAAAGAGTATTTGTTGCTGTTCTCCAAAGGCATGGGCATGGGTGCTGCCGATGTGGTGCCCGGCGTCTCAGGCGGAACCATTGCCTTTATCACCGGCATCTACGAGGAGTTGTTGGGCTCCATTCGCTCTGTAAACGGGCAGGCCCTGAAGCTGCTGTTGCGCTTCGACCTGAAAGGGTTCTGGAAGCACATCAACGGGAACTTCCTGGTGGTGCTGCTGGCAGGAATCGGGGTGTCTTTCGCTTCCCTCTCAAGGCTGATTTTATACTTGCTAGAGTTTCACGCAGAGATGCTGTGGGCCTTTTTCTTTGGGCTGATCGTAGCCTCTGCTGTGGTGGTGGCCAAAAAGATTACCCGCTGGACCCTGGGCGTGGTGCTGGCCGGGCTGCTTGGCATTGCCATAGCCTATTATATCACGGTGGCCACCCCGGCGCAAACGCCGGAGGCGTACTGGTTTGTGTTTTTGTCCGGTGCCATTGCTATCTGTGCTATGATTCTGCCGGGAATATCGGGTAGCTTTATACTTGTGCTGCTGGCTAAGTATGAGTACATCATGCTGGCGCTCAAGGATCTGAAGATAAGTATTATCCTTACGTTTGGGCTTGGCTGCGTTACCGGCATCCTTACTTTCTCGCATGTGCTGAACTGGATGCTCAGGAAGTACCATAACGTCACGGTGGCGTTGCTCACGGGCTTCATGGTCGGCTCCCTGAACAAGGTATGGCCCTGGAAACAAACGCTAGAAACCTACACCGACCGTCATGGCGAGGTGAAACCGCTGGTGCAGGAGAATGTGCTGCCAACCAATTATGAGGCTATAACCGGTCATGATGCATACTTACTCTACGGTGCTCTGCTGGCCATTTTCGGGTTCCTGATGGTATACTTGCTGGACCGCTTCTCCAACGATACCGCTACCCAGCAGGTGCGGGTGTAA
- a CDS encoding shikimate dehydrogenase family protein, with amino-acid sequence MRKFGLIGKKLGHSFSKKYFTEKYEREGITDAVYGLYELPGVQALPGLLQQEPELVGLNVTVPYKEQVIPLLDELDEAAAAIGAVNTIKISGGRTKGYNTDYIGFRNSLEEFYPEQERGQALVLGTGGAAKAVWAALDALGIPYLRVSRKEAEGQLSYAQLTPELLLSYNLVINTTPLGMYPHVQEQPPLPYEHITAGHYCYDLVYNPIQTLFLQSCAAQGASTLNGLPMLHLQAEAAWDIWNS; translated from the coding sequence ATGCGCAAATTCGGGCTCATTGGTAAAAAGCTTGGCCATTCCTTCTCCAAAAAATACTTTACCGAGAAGTATGAGCGGGAAGGCATAACTGACGCCGTTTATGGGCTGTACGAGCTGCCCGGGGTGCAAGCGCTTCCGGGGCTGTTGCAGCAGGAGCCGGAGCTGGTGGGCCTGAACGTAACGGTGCCCTACAAAGAGCAGGTAATCCCGTTGCTGGATGAGCTGGATGAGGCTGCCGCCGCCATCGGCGCCGTGAACACGATTAAGATAAGCGGCGGGCGCACCAAAGGGTATAACACCGACTATATCGGCTTCAGGAATTCCCTGGAGGAGTTTTATCCGGAGCAGGAGCGGGGGCAGGCGCTGGTGCTGGGCACAGGCGGTGCAGCCAAGGCCGTGTGGGCCGCGCTGGACGCGCTGGGCATCCCGTACCTGCGTGTTTCCAGGAAAGAGGCGGAGGGGCAGCTGAGCTACGCACAGCTAACGCCGGAGCTGCTGCTCAGCTATAACCTTGTCATCAACACTACGCCGCTGGGCATGTACCCCCACGTGCAGGAGCAGCCGCCGCTGCCGTATGAGCACATCACCGCCGGGCACTATTGCTACGATTTGGTGTACAATCCCATCCAAACGCTTTTTCTGCAGAGTTGCGCCGCCCAGGGGGCCAGCACACTCAACGGTTTGCCCATGCTGCACCTGCAGGCGGAAGCCGCCTGGGATATTTGGAATTCTTAA
- a CDS encoding YkvA family protein, giving the protein MTQLYTLKQKAHSLHTDIYALYLAYRDSRVRWYVQVLLAVSIAYAVSPIDLLPDLVPVFGYLDDVVIVALGLSVSYRLLPKAVLQEARLQAYEEMGQSVLAIKAISYAWLLLLTLLGILFYKFLHLPY; this is encoded by the coding sequence ATGACGCAACTATACACCCTAAAACAAAAAGCACATTCGTTACATACTGATATCTACGCCCTGTACCTGGCTTACCGCGACAGCCGCGTGAGGTGGTATGTACAGGTGCTCCTGGCGGTTTCCATCGCCTACGCGGTTAGCCCGATTGACCTGTTGCCTGACCTGGTTCCGGTTTTCGGTTACCTGGATGATGTGGTGATTGTGGCGCTGGGCTTGTCGGTTTCGTACAGGCTGCTGCCCAAGGCGGTGCTGCAGGAGGCGAGGCTGCAGGCGTATGAGGAAATGGGGCAGTCCGTTCTGGCGATAAAGGCCATCAGTTATGCCTGGCTACTGCTGCTGACATTGCTCGGCATACTTTTTTACAAGTTCCTGCATCTACCCTATTAA
- a CDS encoding RNA polymerase sigma factor, with protein sequence MKLFTKPKSDEERLIEGCIAGKRDMQRLLYDLYAKKMMVVCLRYAPTTFEAEDIMQDAFIKVFNHIQNFKKDCPLEFWIRRIMVNTALKHLRSKQLLTVSHEAEEVANISSGDMSLSDYTMDELLGMIQSLAPRYRMVFNLYAIEGYNHKEIGEMLGISEGTSKSQYSRARAILQSMLLRQEEKLKEHVISN encoded by the coding sequence TTGAAGCTTTTTACCAAACCAAAGTCAGATGAGGAGAGGCTCATAGAAGGGTGCATCGCGGGCAAGCGCGACATGCAGCGCCTGCTCTATGACCTTTATGCTAAAAAGATGATGGTGGTGTGCCTGCGTTACGCTCCCACTACCTTCGAAGCCGAGGATATCATGCAGGATGCCTTTATCAAGGTGTTCAACCATATCCAAAACTTTAAGAAGGACTGCCCGCTGGAGTTCTGGATCCGCCGCATCATGGTGAACACCGCCCTGAAGCACCTGCGCAGCAAGCAACTGCTCACCGTGTCGCATGAGGCGGAGGAGGTGGCCAACATCAGCTCCGGGGATATGAGCCTGAGCGACTATACCATGGACGAGCTCCTGGGCATGATACAGAGTCTGGCACCCCGCTACCGGATGGTATTTAACCTCTACGCGATAGAGGGCTACAACCACAAGGAGATCGGCGAGATGCTGGGCATATCGGAGGGAACTTCAAAATCACAATATTCGCGCGCCAGGGCCATACTGCAGAGTATGCTGCTGCGCCAGGAAGAAAAACTTAAGGAACATGTCATCAGCAACTAA
- a CDS encoding porin family protein gives MSSATNNKRGGLEEEFRRRMQDAEASPSADLWARIDHSLTVQENGQYKRGMLFYRQLAAACVTLLLIAGGFAAYYFGGPAVAPVAQVEQPNRTFAAVQPAREEAAATNEAIAAAMQEPASIEPKALASQIIARAAKAGKEPVAASIKSETTANITAVATTTAATPDPGAWHSVPAGKYGMAPQNARGGRESMDARSMFSRLESMSRVFTERPSGASRFVAGGAPALAGASHEAPEDFRTLNEIVMNRMKQLKAEQEAVQQMYKSEKKALATAAADTEKENTSAGRWSLGMAYAPSYFEQNIGIPSQMMGPMNSFASFAPATAMQQSARMMDEAREEHEEEVEPGFSFGIEAKAGFRLGKKWKLLSGLGFTQNTARSKSSYVIQQFWRRPGTEQAESPGATTIFVPSLSSNYASDSLSVAKTDEFNVLYRYRHLTVPVGVQYEGNLGKDWFWFAGGGVAANILLQTSILASAAEVRDTDYELNDDNSPFRKLQWSGNVTAGVGKRLSNNLSIAIGPEYRGYFDTMLSSPEKAQAPQGKPYTMGFNMALNYDIGPGRR, from the coding sequence ATGTCATCAGCAACTAACAATAAGCGCGGAGGGCTGGAGGAGGAGTTCCGCCGCCGCATGCAGGACGCTGAGGCTTCTCCGTCCGCAGACCTTTGGGCCCGCATAGACCACAGCCTGACCGTGCAGGAAAACGGGCAGTACAAGCGGGGAATGCTTTTTTACAGGCAGCTGGCAGCCGCTTGCGTGACGCTGCTGCTGATAGCGGGTGGTTTTGCCGCCTACTATTTTGGCGGCCCTGCCGTGGCGCCTGTGGCCCAGGTGGAGCAGCCAAACCGAACTTTCGCCGCCGTACAACCTGCCAGGGAAGAAGCCGCTGCTACCAACGAAGCCATTGCCGCCGCCATGCAGGAGCCAGCATCAATAGAGCCTAAAGCCTTAGCGAGCCAAATTATAGCCAGGGCCGCAAAAGCTGGCAAAGAGCCAGTGGCTGCAAGTATAAAGTCAGAGACTACTGCCAACATCACTGCCGTTGCCACTACTACAGCCGCTACCCCCGACCCTGGCGCCTGGCATAGCGTGCCGGCCGGCAAGTACGGCATGGCCCCTCAGAACGCGCGGGGAGGCCGCGAAAGTATGGATGCCCGTAGTATGTTCTCCAGGCTCGAAAGTATGAGCCGGGTGTTTACAGAGCGCCCAAGCGGTGCTTCCAGGTTTGTTGCTGGCGGAGCGCCTGCCCTCGCCGGAGCGTCACATGAGGCTCCGGAAGATTTCAGGACACTGAACGAGATCGTGATGAACCGCATGAAGCAGCTGAAGGCAGAGCAGGAGGCGGTGCAGCAGATGTATAAATCAGAGAAAAAAGCACTGGCTACCGCTGCTGCCGATACAGAAAAAGAGAATACATCTGCTGGGAGATGGTCTTTGGGGATGGCCTATGCACCGAGCTACTTTGAGCAAAACATCGGCATCCCTTCCCAGATGATGGGTCCCATGAACAGCTTTGCTTCGTTTGCCCCCGCCACAGCCATGCAGCAGTCGGCCCGCATGATGGACGAGGCCCGCGAGGAGCATGAGGAGGAAGTGGAACCCGGCTTCTCATTCGGCATAGAGGCCAAGGCGGGCTTTAGGCTGGGCAAAAAATGGAAATTGCTGAGCGGCTTGGGCTTTACACAAAACACCGCCCGCTCCAAATCCAGCTACGTGATACAGCAGTTCTGGCGCAGGCCGGGCACAGAGCAGGCCGAGTCGCCGGGGGCCACCACGATCTTTGTGCCGTCGCTTAGCAGCAACTACGCCTCCGACTCGCTTAGCGTGGCCAAAACCGACGAGTTTAACGTGCTGTACCGCTACCGCCACCTTACCGTGCCGGTGGGCGTGCAGTACGAGGGCAACCTGGGCAAAGACTGGTTCTGGTTTGCCGGCGGTGGCGTAGCGGCCAACATCCTGCTCCAGACGTCTATCCTGGCCTCTGCCGCCGAGGTGCGCGATACGGACTACGAACTCAACGACGACAACTCCCCGTTCCGTAAGCTGCAGTGGTCTGGCAACGTAACTGCCGGTGTGGGCAAGCGCCTTTCCAACAACCTGTCCATTGCCATCGGGCCGGAGTACAGGGGATACTTCGATACGATGCTTTCTTCGCCGGAGAAGGCGCAGGCGCCGCAGGGCAAGCCCTACACCATGGGCTTCAACATGGCCCTGAACTACGACATAGGACCGGGCCGCAGATAG